A single genomic interval of Cervus elaphus chromosome 19, mCerEla1.1, whole genome shotgun sequence harbors:
- the LOC122675270 gene encoding ribosomal biogenesis factor-like, with translation MAKKKPGGQKSRNVFHIARQKTFKVKNKAKPVTTNLKKINIQCHENILVNVDEATRLMPQL, from the exons ATGGCCAAGAAGAAACCAGGAGGACAGAAGTCCAGGAATGTATTCCatatagccagacaaaaaacctttaaggttaaaaataaagcaaaaccagTTACCACTAACCTTAAGAAGATAAACATC cagTGTCATGAAAACATACTAGTTAATGTTGATGAAGCCACAAGATTAATGCCTCAGTTGTAA